The DNA window TgccttgttttatttgtgttagaGTTAAGCTAGTATGTTGCTAGCAAAAGGTATCTTGGTACAGAGAGCCAGACTGCTGATTTACAGAATGCAGCAATTGGGCACCGCCTGCATTGCTAGGGGCGGTGTGTGGCTTTGTAAAGGTTAGTCATacctaaagaagaactaaagttcTCCATTCAAAAACTACAAGTAGGCAGAAATTTTAGTGCGGAAGGGGTAATTAACAACATTTGTTTCTAGTTttgtggatttattaaaaattcagAAGACCTGACATTTCCAGTTTGACCGTTAACTCTGTTTATCTGGGATAGGTTATACTGCCAAAGAAcaaatctttgtatttatttttaatcttggatGGCActaaagaaaagaacagaattCACAGAGAAAAGGTTCTGCCAGCTACAAAGCAACAAAATTAGCAAAAACTGCATTGGCCTAatggtcaaatatatatatatatatatatatatatatatatatatatatatatatgtcttccACACTGCCTTCCAAGGAGGAAGCTGTTGTCATCAGTTTTTGTAGCATTTAACCACTTCAAACTCTGCCAGTAAAACCATCTAGGCCCAACAGTTTGAAATGAAGCCTGCAGTGGAACAAGACCCAAGACTGTTATCAGAAAAGCAAATATGTTTCATGCCTATTAACTGTGCTTGTTGTTTTAATGGTAATATTaagatacataaaacataaatcaaataaacttaacagcatttttttccagttttaaaaaaaaatatgaaagggaTACTCTGCcaagtttttttgctgtctgttggGAAGGTTCATCCCCTTTAATTGTCCACAATTGTAACAGGGTCATTTTGCCAGAGATTACAGGCAGCATTTGAGataatgagcctaatttatttaaagatttccaagggtggagaggatacattttcaacagtgaagctgggtgatctagaaaacctgaaatggattgcttcaaagtaatttgctatttgttagcaaatgtttccaatcctggaccagattcatttcatgtttgctggatgacgcagcttcactgataaaaagtgtattcttttcagccttgaagatctttaataaatcaggtctaatgtgtATAGCTAACAGATAAATCCAACTTTACATAATCCAATTGCACGAATCTGTTATTTTTGTTAATCATGGCGGCAAACAGCACTTGGAATTTCTAACTAAAGATATCTCTAGACAATACTTCTATCAAGTATTTATTTATGTCTGTGTCCCTATTAGAAAAAGTCACTACTCAGTTTGTACTGGTCACCATAGCCACCAcagccgaaaaaaaaaaaaggttgcctcAAAAACAAGTTGTGTAATCTAATGGGGATGATCATCTGAGGAAAACTGTCTAAGATTCTAGGATTCCTCCCCCATTGGGAGTTTTTACTAACTACCTGTTGTATCTCTAGCCCAGGAAATGAAGGCACAGTTACCTAATAGCAAATGGACAATTGATTTCAACTTTCCAACTGATGGTCTGAATGATTTCCAAAGAGCCCTTCACAGAAGCATTAAGTTGACCTATCTGCTGAATTGATAAATACAACCTGAAGACACTCAGATTATCTATAGCAGTTATTGAATGTTTCCACCATCCTTACCAAAGATGCTAAAGATGATCATGgttttaaacaaatgtgttttatcaTACGACCTGTTGTCAGTCTTAGAAATTCTTGAGAATGCGTGAATAGTGAAATGCATGGAAATTGTATGTAAATTACTTGTGTgattaaattttgttaaaaaaaggttgaagATACATCTCAAATATATCTCACTATATTTCATTAGTTTGTTATTTTCCCATACAATCACCATATGTGCCAGATCCCAATATATGCATGAAGAATCCAATTCATTTTGACAGGACAGTTTAGGCACAAGTATTATAATTTatcaatttcttttaaaatgccaacagtttttatttaaagtttttactggTGTTACTAAATAATAGTATTAGCATTAGTAACCCCAAAcggttttcttttgtttctttatgaATACCTgaacataattaataataataaattagtaaTGAGATGTAGATTATGACGTTGTGAAAATAGGGTGATTATTCCTTGTGGTGCTATATACTTTATGAAGTTTAAATTGAAGTAATGGTAGGTATTTTAGGATAGAATACTCAGTTAGTTGATTTATTCAATGATTCAAATTGATTAATGCTCTGTGCAATGAAAAGTTATTCTTCAAGGAGACATTCTAGATTGACATCTAGATTCTAGCTTTCTTTCCTGATGCTGATCCCTGAACATCACACTTTTGTGTTGGAGGTAGGAATTCAATTcaccatacaaaataattttgtttgcagAATATGTTTTAGAAAACATTCATTGATGTTATGTTACATTCATTGATGTTATGCttctgcctaaaaagtcccatcaAAGTGAATTGAATTCTTGATATATCTCATGTATTTTAAtgcttaaattatgtttttttttacttgaagttGATTCATTGCGAGTGAGAAAGGTATCTTAAATGtccagacataaaaaaaaaaacataaaaaaaacaaacacagatggcaataaactGGCATGAATTTAACCCAAccctatccaaaatgtaaaaaaaaaaaaaaaaaaaaaaagcttaagcaAACACTAGGAAACTAAAGATGGTGGtgatgagggggggggggttatattaGATTTATAAAGTTCAAAGACTGtcttaaaaaaagataactaGCAATTAATTGGGGCTCTCAGTATGTTAAATAAAGATCTTACCTGCTGTGTTGGTTACATCATATTCAGATTTCTTCAATGGCTTGTTTTCTTGTGactaacataaaaaaagcaacattgaCTAATAGAGTAAATTACCacatattattcaaataaaagtttttctgcattttactaAATCAGCTAATATGATATAATCTACTGTTGAACGTCAGACTTACATAAGCTTCACAGAACTCTATTTTTCCTCCTGTTACTTCTGCTTTGaatttgaggaaaaataaataggatattCCCAGAGGCCTGAAAATGACCACAACAGTTTTGAAAAGCAAAGTATATTAGTTGTATACATATCTATAATAGTTTGTATAACATGATGAAGCTGTATTCCCCTTTACCTCCATATTGAACAAGAGAAATGTTGTTTATCCTCCGTCATCTCAATAGACATCTGCCatttctattagaaaaaaaaatgacacgaAGGTAAGAAGTTCAGAACTCTAAATCATGCATATTTCTTCAGTCTAAAAAAAGGCTTATAAGCGATTATACTTAAATATACTTTCCACGGGTCTGTTAGTTCAATATAATAGGAGTATTAAAATTTGCACGTATAAATACTAACATTAAACAAAACCTGACCTAGCCCAACATCAGTGCTAGCATACACTATGTGGTTACagccatagttctccccagaggtttttagcctaTTGCTCCGCCCGGCtaatttgaataccccgcccagctctcggcagctctcatcctcggatgcacggatctcagtgaggctgctctgtgctctgtgccatccgttcagaggattgctgccgatgagaggtgagcacacagttccagccttcatgtgaaggagacacaggcagccccgcccccatctcatagtacgagctcggatttctattttaaaaaaaatctgcctgtgaaatgtatccagtgtgtataaagtctgcatgtcattgtgcatcctcacagctctgtgtgtacaaacctccatatctcctaagctgcccccagatttaaagaatttcaagatatgggggtcacaaaggTAAAACATaaggaaaattgaactttggggttgctgtttcagagaaaagtgcaactaggagtcctaaattgaaagtgcaaattggggaccccgggggccacaaacatagcaaggagcattggggtggggcctctaaatatatacctacctgtcacaaatctatacctatgaaactacagtctgcttctcttctttggacaccaatttctctgaggtggggagtacaaaactgaaaatataggtgcaagtggcgggcacattctcaccttacaatctcattactacagcatcattagaacataaaacaccctgcccattaaaatgggcttccctgccccggtacacattcctgtccacttatctaacattctgaacttcaatcggggaatggggaggtgtaagaaaccaaaaatataggtacaagtggggaacatctgtgactaacatcccctaaaacgtcatcactatggcatcattagaaaattaactctgcccactaaattttattgaggttgaggtactggaaggttacagtagtgtaacaaggaagtgcattttgatagacagtttttttttaatgttgtaatgatgccatggtgatgaaaggtgatagccaaacgtgtctcccacttccacctatatttttgtttccctgcacttcttaattctggagaaattggggattgaggtaagatgcagacagatatgcgtcacagagcaggcagcacattttgctaggtagagatttatgttctcataatgccatagtaattacattttagaaaggtttagccacaagggTCCCCCTCTtacacctacagtttcagtttcctatccctcaagttaatacaaccaacggtttaggagatctgaaggtttgaacacagcgagttgttaggctgcagaatatcacatgcagcttttacactcacatagcaatcacactgcgctgccgatgacattattacacactgcggataaacgtcaccaactgt is part of the Pyxicephalus adspersus chromosome 3, UCB_Pads_2.0, whole genome shotgun sequence genome and encodes:
- the MYDGF gene encoding myeloid-derived growth factor isoform X2, whose product is MCCHFELHHLRCPPNSIPSIMKFSCKFTYAAQGGTNEKWQMSIEMTEDKQHFSCSIWRPLGISYLFFLKFKAEVTGGKIEFCEAYSQENKPLKKSEYDVTNTAVSDRPGSFSASLYKILLVTQCDREEL